DNA from Prunus persica cultivar Lovell chromosome G6, Prunus_persica_NCBIv2, whole genome shotgun sequence:
TTTATATTTCTGCCATGGAATGCTACCTGCATAATAATTAGGGTTGTTTTGAAGTGCTgatgtttttttcttgtacAATTGGATATATGCAAACTATCGAAGTTTTTCTCCTGTAAAAAGGATGGATGATAAGACAATTTGGCATGATACGGTTTCGTTTTGAAAGTGTTGTAATACTAGTGGGTTGGAGTCTTGGGGAAGGAAAGTTAGGTTTGTTGGGTGTCAAAACTAGAAATTAACTGAGAGTTGGTCTGAAGAGTTGGGTAATGTGTATAGCGATTTCTTAGGATTTGGAATTCTGTTGTGTTCATTGCGTCTGGAATCATGAGACAGGGAAGTGCTGTTTCGAAAGTGGCATATGCATTTTGCAACTGAACATCAGTGAGCCGACAACTAACCGCCGTCCTCTAATGTTAGGAGAAAAAAGCTTACATGTCCTGGGTGCGTGCATCTCGTTTGTATAGCTGTGCACCCATCACGTGTCATGTGCCGAACACGTGTGTCATGCATATAGTGACTCTGAATCAGTGAGTACTAGTGATGCATGTACGTACCAACCCAAATAAAGTTGTGTAGATTAATTATAAGGGCACCAACATTATTCGATGAACACAACTTCGTACTATCATACTAAAATTTTACATTCTGCCTCTGTGCAGCTGCAGCCTGCAGTACCACCACACCACCAGCAACATCATCAAAAGGGAAAGTGACAAGAAGATATAAGAACACAATGACAACAAAGGCATAAAATTTAATCACATTTCCAGACCACCAGACCCAATTAACTTGGTGAGTCCGAAAGTAATAGCCATAGCCATCCATCCTCCGACGAGAACTCTGGCACAAGATTTCATCATCGATGTCCTTCCCAGCCTCGCTCCTACTCCTCCGAacacaaccaacgccacggtTGCCAAGACCACCACAACGGCTAGCCTCACCTTGTGCTCACTTATAAATGCAGCTCCTAGCAAAGGCACCACGGCACCTATCGAAAATGCAATGGCTGAAGCCATAGCTGCCTGTGCAGGATTTGGCAGctgcagcttcttcttctttgcctcTTGTGCATTCTCCGTAGCAGCACCATTTGTTCTCGTCTCATCTCTTTTCATTTGAGACACCTCTATGTCGTACTGAGTGTACACAGAGACAAACTCTCCTATCGCCATGCTGCACGCCCCGGCCACCAGCCCTGCAAACCCTGCAAGCAGCATGGCTTTCACGTCTTGCTTCACAGCTCCCACGCCCATCATCAGTGATGCAACTGAGACCAGCCCATCGTTGGCTCCCAACACCGCGGCTCGAAGCCATTGTGTCCTCTGGGAGTAGTCAAAagtctcatcttcttcatcttcaggCCTCTGGGATTGTTGTCTTGGCTGATCGGCAACATTTCCATAAACTGGAATCTCAATATGGTTCGTGGAAGCTTGTTCAAGAGCTCCTTGGCCAGCCATTTAGGAAGTTTTAAGTGAAGCAAATTAGtatgaaaaaagaagcaaagggATTTGAATATTGATTGCTTGTGGAGGACACACGCCCTGTTATGGGGTATTTATAGACAAggtttataaaattatggaGTGGTGAACTTAGTGCACATGTTGATGGAAGGCACTAACCATAATCAAGGGCTGCTTTTGCTTTActtaatcaaaattaatggctAATAAAATAtgccatttttcatttttgagcTCAAACACTTGAATCTCTAGTGGTTGCATGCGTATAGagaaccttttttttccttctgtaTTTGTATAAATGTATCTAATCGATATTATTACATTCCAATTTCTTCCCGATATCTGCCATGGAAAATTCCAAATTGTATCTCAAATTGACGGGTTAGTGTGAACTTgttatggtggtggtggtggcctAAAGTACTATAAAATTGTTAAAATGCAGAAAAGTGTATGAAGTGTGGATTGCACACAAAGGCCACCAGCAGAGTTCCGATTAAAGAATTTATGATTTTGTCCtccccaaaaaaattatatctagCTTTTGTAGATTTTGGtaagaaaaatgaataatCAATTGAGTGGAGGGTGCATTCCACACGAAAGCTTGTGGCTCTTGATTCTTTCTGCATGATCTCTATCCATCTTGGACAGCTTGACCGACCCCTTTTCAAACTTTCCACTGATTAAAAGGCAACACCAGTAGTTATAATGGTGTTTAGTTTTTGATTAACCCACTAATTAAGGATACACAACGATACAccatgaaaaacaaaaccctttTTATAAAGAGAAGTGATTTAGGTTGTGTTGTTGTGTAGTAggatcatatatttttttccatgTATGAATGAAGATTTCGTAACGTAAGTTCTGCTCTGCATAGTTTCGTGCATATGCAGAGTGGAAcgtatttttctttcctttttttgaacaattttgattttctttaattactGTTTTGCGACTTCCTTGCATGTAAATATGTCACAATTCCAGTATGAAAGACATTTTGGGTCATTTGAAAGAGTTGGCAAAGTTTCGACGAAGCCTCTGACTTGAAACACCAcaacattataatttatatgatGGAGCGGAACAAGGAGTctgtagctcaagtggttatGGACAATTACCCCTACACTTGAGGTCATATGTTAGATTCTCCCCTCCTCTAATATCGCATgtatcaaaaaaagaaagacattCTGGGTCGTTTGGAAGACCACCAGATCATTATATGATGGAGCGGCaaaagaatttatttatttattgcagTATAATGGTAGTATACAACCATTCTTAGTAATATTACATTTTAATATGTTCCCAGGACCTTCCTAAAATgggaaagatgaaaaataaaaaaatgcaaaatcaATGGCGCTCTCTACACATCTGTACCAAACATTTGGTACTTTTATTCGTATCTGTGAGAGAAGCTCTTCCAACTATGCATCATGGGTCCATGAGATTCATTCATCCACTGCCAGTTGGCTACAACCTGCCATTCATGAATTGTGATCGTATTTAGTGGTTAAGTTGTGCAGACaatgaagaaataaaagtagTAAGCATAAATTTTGGATCAAAATATCCGCTAAAAGTTTTCTTAATCTTCAACTCAGAAGAACTGTTTAAGTTTGCATTGTTTTGAGTGTCATAAAAGTTGATGGCTGAACAAAAAGTGAGACACTCTCACCTTGTGAAGCAAATTATCAGGTTTAATGATAGGTTGGTATGGGCACCCCCGATGCTTCTGTCAGCTCCTTGTAAGCATTCTGCAGTCTTCGAGTCACAGGCCCCACTTTTCCATCTCCAACTAGACGGCCGTCAATCTTCACAACCTGGAAAACAAAATCCCATTGACTAAGTATTGATTCTTATGAAGAGGGAAAGATTACAGCGTCGATGAGTGGAAGCTGGCATAATTACAACCTGGTTGGACAGGTTTTATGGACCTCCTCTCATAATTAGTCATATCAAACTTCAAACTGTAGCAGATGGTTGTTCATCTTAGCAAGAATTCCATAATCCATTATTTAAATTGTTGAGCAAATGGGTTTTGTCAAATACAGGCTATAACGTTTACAGGATTTAGAAATGAACCAAATTGTATACGCAGTTAGTATGCAACTGAGATTACAATATCCATAAGCCACTCACCGGACTGAGTTCTCCCATTGTTCCTGTTGTCCATACCTGCAGGGCATCCATTATAGTTGTAAGCCTATTGTCCATAGAAGGAAGACCATGTTGGAAATAAACATGTGGAAATAAGAgttcataaatatatacaaattaTGTGaccatctatatatatttatgtaagAAAACCTCATCTGCAGTATGGAACTCTGATAGGCTGATCCTTCTCTCCTCTAAGACCAACTCCTCCTTCACCACAAGGTCCATAACCTGAAATCTTGAAAAATAAGTAAGTCACTGGAAGACCAAGTGCAAAGCATTCTTCACCAGTCATTGCACAAATGTAAGTTCAATTCATAAAGTTTGATAACAGTTGTCATAATGGGAGGGAAATCTACACAACTTACAGTTGCTCGAGTCACACCAGGAAGGCAGTAATCAGCATGAGGTGTCAAAACACGGCCTTTCTTCACCAAAAACTGTGAAATCAAACACAGGAGTTTATTTACAGTGTGGATGTCATATAAGTTACACGGACTGGAAGGAACTGATTTCCTTTAATGAAAAGATTTCAAAGGAAATGTTACCCATAGATAACTGCTAGGACACAATAatacaatatcaatattttatATGCCATTGATTACTCAAGGAGGAGGGATCGAaattttgtgtccattacaATAGTAATAGTCCCTATGCCAGATTGTAAGTTTATCCAGCGATCTAACATTCAATTCATGATAGTTTACATGGAGGATTTTGACACTTTCTCAATAGAAATTTGGAAAAGAACAATGAAAAACTACATATGACAAATGGAACCTAACTACCAAGTTTTCATACAGCACTAAAACCTGACAAGCAAATCACAGGCTTACAATGTTCGTAGCATTTGTTTCGGACACATAACCATCCTTGTCGAGCATGATTGCATCAGCGGCATTTGCATTATTGCCTTCTATCTGCACTATTAGCAGAGTTCCATAACATGAGTATGtgcattataaaaaatttaaaatgggCCTGTGTACAAAATAGATCGCACAAAGTTTTATAGTTAAAGGGTGCTTTTTTCAGCAAAGActtgcaaaaagaaaacagattaTATCACACTAACAGACCATTAACTCGTCCAGTAGTTAACTTAAAACCAAATCTGCCTAGTTAAAGAGCTATTTGATTATGTGAATAGAACAAACCTTTGCAAGTATATTGTTGAGTAGGTTATTGTGGTGAatctttgaatccaaattctggtaaaaacaaaaggaaaacaaaaataaaagtcaaTGGACTGAAATAGGAGAAAATATCAATCGAATCACGCCTTCTGGTACAACGGAATATGAATTAATCTGATTGCTCTCTACTGACTAATTTAGGTTGTACAGCATTTCACTgttcaaaatttcataattttcttcaTTAAATATACATAATAATTAATCAAGTTTGTTGGTTTACCACTACTCCCCAAAGCTTACATTTGGTGAATTACGACGAGTGGTTGCTGTAACAAGAGTAATACCACTTGTATTGTCATAGACAGGGGGTTTCCATTCAGCAAGGACTGCACGTTTAAAAGAAATAGCAAGTGCAGCATAAGAAAGACCAAATGTTTCACTTGTGCGTTAAAGCAGTCAATAAAGCAATTAGTATATTACATCCAGCACAATTAGGTTTCCGTGTCCACATAGCAACCTCAGAACATGCATTTCAAACAGAATATAAACATTCGCATGTCAGGGCAGAGGATTAAGAATTTTGTTTTACCAATTAAGGTGCATCCATAAAGATTGAATGCTGGGCTCATGCCAGAAGTAACCTGAAGAAGACGAACGATACTAATCACTACTAGAGGAATAAGGACTGCACTGAACAACTACACTCAAAAGAATTTCAATCTAAAACTTGGCATGGCAGGGCAGTACCTTTTTTCCACGCGTCAGACTTAATCGGATGTGTGAATTGTCAAACATTCCATTTCGAATAAGAGTACTAAAGATGGCTTCCTTAACCTGCAATGATGAGATACAGAACTATAGGCAAAAGCTACTGAAGAAAAGATCTCTTTGCAGAAGACCCAATACAATGAATTGAAAAACTCTTACCCCTTCGCGAGTAGGAACATTGTTGAATGCCAAAGCCTTTGCTGAGTCAAATAACCTGTAGATATCAAAATAAAGTTTACATTAGGGACTGCtagtaaaagaataaaagaataatagtaaaataggaaattgggtaattcataaattttatAGGAGTTTATAGAAATCACAGTTTCATAACATACAGGACATTAAAAAAAGGTCTGCTCCTAATATCTTTagcaatgacaaatttggagaatAAAGGCTAATAAATGAATTAAACAACTAAATAATCCTTGTTTAAATACTTGTTACTTTCTCTTGACAAGCAATACGATGTCTTCTTGAAATCAACATGTTTATCAAAGATTCAATATAACAGATCAAATCTTTCCAGGGAAATTAAGTATCATCAACATATTATACCAGAATATTCAATCATAAGTTTTCCAACTAATCTATAGTCACCAAGCATCAATCTTGTTGAAACTTTAACCTTTCTTCTACTTACCTATCTAAATGTTCATCAAGCTTAAATATCTTGCCATTGTAAACTCGAAGACCCTCCCAAACTGAATCACCGCCTTGGACAACCGAATCGAACACAGAAACCTTAGACAGGTTACAGGATAGAAATAAATATCCTTAGATGGCTAAGCATTGAAACAAAAGATTGGAGGGATGATTCTGTCCAGTGGAGATCATCAAGTGACCCATGTAAAAGTACCTTTGCACTCTCGCGCGGTACAATCTCATCACCAACCCATGCAAGTAGCTTCTCATTTTCTGGAACTGGAAGATCGGGTTCAGACAAACGAGACTTAAGAAGGCACGATTTCTGCTTCACATGGCGCCTAAGAAAGTTGTAGAAAGGTAGACTTTGCTCAAGTACGTCATACAGAGACATAGGGAATGGCTGAAA
Protein-coding regions in this window:
- the LOC18772468 gene encoding vacuolar iron transporter homolog 4 yields the protein MAGQGALEQASTNHIEIPVYGNVADQPRQQSQRPEDEEDETFDYSQRTQWLRAAVLGANDGLVSVASLMMGVGAVKQDVKAMLLAGFAGLVAGACSMAIGEFVSVYTQYDIEVSQMKRDETRTNGAATENAQEAKKKKLQLPNPAQAAMASAIAFSIGAVVPLLGAAFISEHKVRLAVVVVLATVALVVFGGVGARLGRTSMMKSCARVLVGGWMAMAITFGLTKLIGSGGLEM